Proteins encoded within one genomic window of Psilocybe cubensis strain MGC-MH-2018 chromosome 2, whole genome shotgun sequence:
- a CDS encoding putative acyltransferase (putative acyltransferase C1718.04) has translation MPQGTPTPWSYALIRLLFRFVLKIFYGTIVIENADLIPETGRPCIVCANHSNSLTDALLLVTSIPTWKRNMLRLTAKATQFGRPTFTSWLIESAGTVPLQRKKDSPDGTVDNSQVMANLMMALENGDAVCLFPEGLSRYHPTIAPLKTGVARLVSDVLSRNRDNPDFEISVQTCSITYMHRQHFRSDVLVTFHAPMIFTPKDNPELLEPVDFANIRAVTAKLHDKISSGTFDAPSWDLIRNAKLAARMYAPLGTMMTLGDHVRIVRTFIDEFKTLQNSLASTEDDGSKKLQHDLKIYQDQLAKLSIKDDRIRRPLSRRTILSRMLVRLIWAICLLTISLPGLLLWFPVFGTTFYAVHNFKKTGPIFDTWDEIAQYKLIYGLMSGICVWFTAVAFTWPFALVTFFLVPAFMWMTLRWFEDAVAAFRAFSSLLRLLLVGKSTLKTMRENRKDLHARVMNFAVQKLGLPDDPEFYFSHAGGKEKGRIQGSWDSKARYFSIKRRRKRDWNETLRLYDKVDYPDEE, from the exons ATGCCGCAAGGTACACCAACTCCCTGGTCGTACGCTCTCATCCG GCTGCTCTTCAGATTTGTTCTAAAGATTTTCTATGGAACCATTGTCATTGAAAATGCCGACCTTATTCCAGAGACGGGGAGACCCTG CATTGTCTGTGCGAATCACAGCAATTCACTGACTGATGCTCT TCTCCTTGTCACTTCTATTCCAACATGG AAACGCAATATGCTGCGACTGACCGCAAAGGCCACCCAATTTGGCCGTCCAACGTTTACGAGTTGGCTCATCGAATCGGCCGGTACTGTCCCATTGCAACGGAAGAAGGATTCACCTGATGGCACTGTTGACAATTCTCAAGTCATGGCAAATCTTATGATG GCTCTGGAAAATGGTGATGCTGTGTGTCTTTTTCCAGAGGGGCTTAGTCGCTATCATCCAACAATCGCGCCCCTCAAGACAGGAG TTGCCCGCCTCGTATCTGATGTTTTGTCGAGAAATCGGGATAATCCCGATTTCGAGATTTCCGTCCAGACTTGTTCAATAACTTACAT GCATCGACAACATTTCCGGTCCGATGTGTTGGTGACATTTCACGCCCCTATGATCTTTACACCGAAG GATAATCCAGAATTATTGGAACCAGTTGATTTTGCCAATATCCGAGCAGTAACGGCCAAATTACACGATAAAATTAGCAGTGGAACTTTTGATGCCCCCTCCTGGGATCTCATTAGAAACGCAAAGTTGGCCGCACGAATGTATGCTCCTCTGGGAACAATGATGACCTTAGGGGACCATGTCCGGATTGTCCGTACTTTCATTGACGAGTTTAAAACTCTTCAAAACTCTCTTGCATCTACAGAAGATGATGGATCAAAAAAACTTCAACACGATTTAAAG ATATATCAGGACCAACTCGCTAAACTGTCCATTAAAGACGATCGAATACGTCGTCCCCTTTCTCGACGGACTATCCTTTCCCGCATGCTTGTTAGGCTCATTTGGGCTATTTGTTTACTCACAATATCTCTTCCTGGATTACTTCTATGGTTTCCTGTGTTTGGGACCACTTTCTATGCAGTTCACAACTTCAAGAAAACAGGTCCAATATTCGACACATGGGATGAAATTGCTCAGTACAAGCTGATCTACGGTTTAATGTCAGGCATCTGTGTGTGGTTTACTGCAGTTGCCTTCACATGGCCATTCGCACTggtgactttcttcttggtCCCGGCCTTCATGTGGATGACCTTGCGTTGGTTCGAGGATGCAGTAGCTGCTTTCCGTGCTTTTTCTTCACTTTTACGACTGCTGCTCGTTGGGAAATCGACGCTGAAAACCATGCGTGAAAACCGAAAGGACTTACATGCACGGGTGATGAACTTCGCTGTTCAGAAGCTTGGGTTACCAGATGACCCTGAATTCTACTTCTCGCATGCTGGGGGTAAGGAGAAGGGAAGGATTCAAGGGAGTTGGGATAGTAAAGCCAGGTATTTTTCAATtaagagaaggaggaagagagatTGGAATGAGACTCTCCGCCTTTACGATAAAGTTGATTACCCTGACGAGGAATGA
- a CDS encoding Ribosomal RNA-processing protein 12, giving the protein MEEALEKIRPHTSSSLPHQKTPANLLIALESTFKDQNTEATSTAYFAALLTTLDGTIQKKDVSLDDGAILPAELYLLALVAPYVPAPVMRSNLNTLLSLTAPLFPSLTQHAPSLRSQLSLYHAIFHSVDRSHLEAQGVRQTFASILQLCIDPRPKVRKKAVDVVKDVLANPPTPLLLHPYAERVAEWALATLSEVNAGPFAKGKSAKQTAAPGAEIAIHVLAFLRPIIPHLPSEALPSITNILLTLPRLGNTYLSQSSYSILTEIFQTSVEDVSTNVGSQLSEVLKVVLSSLPSKSDSTLSASWVQVLGGAMAAHYTLDPDKASKEVGKVWKSVWNFMDSTDVGVRKATSEALCSISSCFSSTLISAAVSDKDGSSTIRKIVAQVSKALDSLQYARAIPEILSVISAFITNLQVRSSKTSPTATELLLMPLIVRIADLRISKGFEHKEAADSTLSVAMRILGPEVLLGTLPLNLEPGDRKPGSEPRAFLLPLLAQPHSSHLSHFVSYFVPLSERMFDLQQKAETEGRQAEAKMWSVLVGQIWAGLSGYCIGTANLKESLSTGFSQLLSQLLYGQPDLRVSILKALKIMIDSNLVLTEATEEEMVSSTALITQQEAKDNIEFLRTQVESWLAVLFNVYGSVGRDSRGLIGEVIVSWASIAGTQEIHNAFLKVVQLFKTSLPMAQKTLGNISSAGDIGNMTTTSQDILILLLTNLSVTDSQALFEFTLTPEVLSCKDNGVQKRGYKILAKLVDAGDIAVDPEVVLRKLDDLTEGLTAAAKKDRFNLLASLIDLLPSSSLHIIPSLIPEVVLGTKEPSEKARTAAFEAIISMGRKMSVGGVVKRSMVDGMEEDGAEDAVASIEEFLTMIAGGLAGASPHMISATVTAISRLVFEFKESISPNMHNEILTTLLVFLSSANREIVKSILGFVKLAIHTLPVDLIRPHLKELVPALLNWSHDHKNHFKVKVRHIFERMLRRFSWDEIYSCAGEEEAAKVLVNIKKRKERAKRKKANKAEADEDDNEPTPAKITTGDAFEDVLYGSESELDDSDDEQAADAAPSSSKKKNNSRGDVRLRLDGDEPIDLLQGAATHLTNANSNRRRQPGKDAARFRTDEDTGKMIIDANSDSEGPPEGPPNEIGATDVAGTAYRESMVSVDGFTRGPNGRIKFHKDTKKRRREEEAMDVEMADSEEVTGSKPKKSKKKSEVNFGHEFKAKKAGGDVKKGGVDPYAYLSLSQAAKSGRKSGISGKR; this is encoded by the exons ATGGAGGAGGCTCTCGAAAAAATAAGGCCTCATACCTCCTCATCACTACCCCACCAAAAGACACCCGCTAATCTTCTCATCGCACTTGAATCTACCTTCAAGGACCAAAACACAGAGGCTACATCTACAGCCTATTTCGCCGCACTCTTAACCACATTAGATGGGACAATCCAAAAAAAAGATGTTTCCCTTGACGATGGGGCCATCCTTCCCGCTGAGCTATACCTGCTGGCTCTAGTCGCTCCCTACGTACCCGCACCGGTTATGCGATCAAATCTTAATACTTTGCTCTCTCTCACAGCACCTCTATTCCCTTCATTGACCCAGCACGCCCCATCTCTGAGATCTCAACTTTCTCTCTATCATGCTATTTTCCATTCTGTGGACCGATCGCATTTGGAAGCCCAGGGTGTTCGCCAAACCTTTGCTTCAATTCTGCAGCTGTGCATAGATCCTCGACCGAAAGTTCGCAAGAAGGCTGTCGATGTTGTGAAGGATGTGCTTGCCAATCCTCCAACCCCGTTACTGCTGCATCCATATGCCGAGAGAGTTGCTGAGTGGGCTTTAGCTACCTTGTCTGAAGTCAACGCAGGGCCTTTCGCAAAAGGCAAGTCTGCGAAGCAAACCGCTGCCCCAGGGGCAGAGATAGCTATACATGTACTAGCGTTTTTACGTCCCATAATCCCCCATCTCCCTTCAGAA GCGCTTCCTTCAATCACGAATATCCTATTGACTTTGCCTCGCCTCGGAAACACCTATCTTTCACAATCATCGTATTCCATCCTGACAGAAATATTCCAAACGTCAGTTGAAGACGTTTCGACAAATGTTGGAAGCCAGCTCTCCGAAGTCCTGAAAGTCGTTCTGTCCTCACTCCCTTCAAAGTCAGATTCGACTCTTTCTGCCAGTTGGGTACAGGTGCTTGGTGGTGCCATGGCGGCACATTATACACTCGATCCGGACAAAGCCTCAAAGGAAGTCGGGAAAGTGTGGAAAAGTGTGTGGAATTTCATGGATTCCACGGATGTTGGAGTCCGGAAAGCGACTTCAGAGGCTTTATGCTCTATTTCATCTTGCTTTTCATCAACCCTGATTTCTGCTGCTGTTTCTGACAAGGATGGCTCTAGTACTATACGCAAGATTGTTGCACAGGTATCAAAAGCTCTTGACTCACTGCAATACGCTCGCGCTATCCCTGAGATCCTTTCCGTTATCTCTGCATTCATCACCAACCTCCAAGTCAGGTCATCGAAAACCTCGCCCACTGCAACAGAGTTGTTGCTCATGCCCCTTATTGTCAGAATAGCTGATCTAAGAATATCTAAGGGCTTCGAACACAAAGAGGCTGCAGATTCTACACTCTCGGTTGCTATGCGTATCCTGGGACCTGAAGTTTTGCTGGGAACTTTACCTTTAAACCTCGAGCCAGGCGACCG AAAACCAGGTTCAGAACCTCGTGccttccttctccctctACTTGCTCAGCCACATTCTTCACATCTTTCCCATTTTGTTTCGTACTTTGTCCCTCTGAGTGAAAGAATGTTTGATCTGCAACAAAAGGCCGAAACAGAAGGCCGCCAGGCAGAAGCTAAGATGTGGAGCGTCCTTGTGGGACAGATCTGGGCTGGATTATCAGGCTACTGCATCGGTACAGCGAATCTCAAGGAA TCATTAAGCACAGGGTTTTCGCAGCTTCTTTCGCAGCTTTTGTACGGGCAGCCAGACCTTCGAGTTTCGATTTTGAAGGCCTTGAAGATAATGATTGACTCAAACCTGGTCCTTACTGAGGCaactgaagaagaaatggttTCTTCCACAGCATTAATCACGCAGCAAGAAGCCAAGGATAATATTGAGTTCCTGCGCACCCAAGTAGAAAGTTGGCTTGCTGTACTGTTCAATGTTTACGGTAGCGTTGGACGTGATTCTCGTGGTCTCATTGGAGAAGTCATTGTGTCATGGGCATCAATAGCTGGAACTCAG GAAATCCACAATGCATTTTTAAAAGTAGTACAGCTCTTCAAAACCAGCCTTCCAATGGCCCAGAAAACCTTGGGAAACATATCGTCCGCTGGAGACATCGGCAATATGACGACAACCTCTCAAGATATCCTTATCCTTCTACTGACTAACCTTTCAGTCACCGATTCGCAGGCTCTGTTTGAATTCACATTGACCCCCGAGGTTCTTTCGTGCAAAGACAACGGCGTTCAAAAGCGAGGATACAAGATTTTGGCCAAATTAGTGGATGCCGGGGATATTGCCGTCGATCCGGAAGTCGTCCTGCGGAAGTTGGATGATTTGACCGAGGGCTTGACTGCCGCTGCCAAGAAG GACCGATTTAATTTGTTGGCCTCTCTGATTGATTTGCTTCCATCGTCATCTCTTCACATCATCCCATCTCTAATCCCAGAAGTCGTTCTTGGGACCAAAGAACCGTCTGAAAAGGCGCGAACCGCTGCTTTCGAGGCAATCATTTCCATGGGTAGAAAGATGAGTGTTGGAGGAGTTGTTAAGAGGAGCATGGTGGACGGCATGGAAGAAGACGGTGCAGAAGACG CTGTCGCAAGTATCGAGGAGTTCTTAACAATGATTGCTGGTGGGTTAGCAGGAGCAAGTCCACATATGATTAGCGCTACCGTCACTGCCATTTCTCGCCTGGTTTTTGAGTTCAAAG AGTCTATCTCACCCAATATGCACAATGAAATTCTGACGACGCTTCTTGTGTTCTTATCATCTGCCAATCGTGAAATTGTGAAGTCCATTCTCGGATTTGTCAAACTTGCCATCCATACCCTTCCAGTCGATCTTATCCGACCTCACCTCAAGGAACTTGTACCAGCTTTGTTGAACTGGTCACACGATCACAAAAACCATTTCAAGGTCAAAGTTCGTCATATTTTCGAGAGGATGCTTAGACGCTTCAGCTGGGACGAAATCTATTCTTGTGCAGGTgaagaagaggctgctaaaGTTCTTGTTAATATCAAAAAGCGCAAGGAAAGAGCTAAACGTAAAAAAGCCAACAAAGCGGAAGCtgatgaggatgacaacGAG CCCACACCTGCCAAAATCACTACCGGAGACGCCTTTGAAGATGTTCTGTACGGGAGTGAAAGTGAACTTGATGacagcgacgacgagcagGCAGCAGATGCTGCACCCTCTAGTTCTAAGAAAAAGAATAACTCTCGAGGTGACGTGAGATTGCGATTAGATGGCGATGAGCCCATAGATCTTCTGCAGGGCGCTGCAACACATTTAACAA ATGCAAATTCAAATCGTCGTCGCCAGCCTGGTAAAGATGCTGCGCGCTTCAGGACAGACGAGGACACAGGGAAGATGATTATCGATGCCAACTCTGATTCTGAAGGACCCCCTGAAGGACCCCCTAATGAAATTGGAGCTACCGATGTTGCTGGAACAGCATATCGGGAGAGCATGGTTTCTGTCGATGGTTTCACCCGTGGTCCTAATGGTAGGATCAAATTCCACAAGGACACAAAAAAGCGGaggagagaggaagaagccaTGGATGTCGAAATGGCTGATTCTGAAGAGGTGACTGGctccaaacccaaaaaatCGAAGAAAAAATCGGAAGTCAATTTTGGTCATGAATTCAAAGccaag AAAGCTGGCGGTGATGTCAAGAAGGGAGGTGTGGATCCATATGCCTATCTTTCACTTTCCCAGGCAGCAAAATCTGGACGCAAAAGTGGTATTTCAGGCAAACGATGA
- a CDS encoding Salicylate hydroxylase yields the protein MASDDVRKPSLRIAICGGGIGGLCLAVCLSKFAHLEVKLYEAAGQFKEIGAGVMIWARTWRILQSMGLDREFSKIAHSPPTGAQGVGFNYRRSDQPHEGFRFKLVEMPCEYLPHSCIRFHRAQFLDIFVDHLPSGVAHFGKRLISYSKDMNGPQTTLLFEDGTFATCDVLVGADGIKSTIRSQMFREAAEASQDANLFRFTSPVWTGTIAYRGLIRAQDIPLTKDGLPHRTIKDPMMYCGKSKHVVSYSISQGDIINVVTFASNPKRHGDLYEGDWVTTCSQDELLGCYSGWEPEVEQLLKCIRNPTRWAIHHILPLPFYYKDNVVLMGDAAHAMSPHQGAGAGQAIEDAYILSNLLATATRKSLPKVLNAYEAVRLPAANHVLLGSYESGMMYEFNSKYGENYEILGPAIQRQWDWIDRPSLEESLEAAIRLSKGIPDSRL from the exons ATGGCTTCTGACGATGTTCGTAAACCTAGTCTTCGCATTGCAATCTG TGGAGGTGGTATAGGAGGATTATGCTTGGCTGTTTGTCTATCCAAGTTCGCCCATCTTGAAGTAAAGTTGTACGAAGCTGCTGGTCAATTCAAAGAAATTGGGGCAGGTGTTATGATATGGGCCAGAACCTGGCGTATCCTCCAATCCATGGGTTTGGACAGAGAGTTCTCCAAGATCGCACATTCCCCTCCAACTGGGGCACAAG GAGTTGGCTTCAATTACAGACGGTCCGATCAACCACATGAAGGCTTTCGCTTCAAATTGGTAGAGATGCCTTGTGAGTATTTACCTCATTCT TGCATTCGCTTCCACAGGGCCCAGTTCTTGGATATATTCGTGGATCACTTGCCCTCTGGAGTTGCTCATTTCGGTAAAAGGCTGATATCTTATTCTAAGGACATGAATGGACCACAGACGACGCTACTCTTCGAAGATGGTACATTTGCAACTTGTGATGTCCTTGTTGGAGCAGACGGAATCAAATCTACCATACGGTCGCAAATGTTCCGCGAAGCCGCAGAGGCTAGTCAAGATGCAAATCTTTTTCGATTTACTTCTCCAGTTTGGACAGGCACAATTGCATACAGGGGGCTCATCCGTGCTCAAGACATACCATTGACAAAAGATGGATTACCACATCGGACAATCAAAGACCCTATGATG TACTGTGGCAAAAGCAAG CACGTTGTTAGCTATTCTATATCTCAAGGTGATATTATTAATGTCGTCACATTTGCTTCGAATCCCAAAAGACACGGAGATCTCTATGAAGGAGACTGGGTTACCACTTGTTCACAGGACGAGCTTCTAGGTTGTTATTCTGGGTGGGAACCTGAGGTCGAACAGTTGCTGAAG TGCATCAGGAATCCTACTCGTTGGGCAATACATCATATTTTGCCTTTACCCTTCTATTACAAGGACAATGTGGTTCTGATGGGCGACGCG GCTCATGCCATGTCGCCTCATCAAGGCGCTGGGGCCGGTCAGGCAATTGAA GATGCATACATTCTTTCTAATCTTCTGGCTACAGCGACCCGGAAATCATTACCAAAAGTTTTGAACGCATACGAAGCTGTTCGGCTACCGGCTGCGAACCACGTTTTATTGGGTTCCTATGAGTCAGGAATGATGTATGAATTCAACAGCAAATATGGCGAAAACTATGAGATTTTGGGACCAGCTATACAACGTCAATGGGATTGGATTGATAGGCCATCCTTGGAGGAAAGCTTGGAAGCTGCTATAAGATTGAGTAAAGGAATACCTGATTCTCGGCTCTAA
- a CDS encoding Rho GTPase-activating protein 39 — protein sequence MSLAVAAPVSAQKHDTPPQTPPSSATKLVNPGLSRQPSASSNKSKKITTQSSRQSTVKTPTRATFTAQDGDDATWGSNFWVTLVDPQTSTSFFACPATGQVSWDPPVGTFVLPPSADGEWWELTDESRGGLPYYYQTKTGETVWERPSGFVIPLGILQNTAVGRRLSQTTFDHFSKLIPISNNKDASQDNSKSPTKSSSHPGGNVVKSAIRKSSSGDHASNHYSSTSKRHNVISVQLTPIPGSPNATDESCSPSLASKKSILSQNDDDIGKLTVPKLNDSPGRRSQSNNEHSRSPDSSARTRSKGYTSHRSPPPQSLHAALEILTTPSNSENGAQDGSTNAASSVHGYGSSSDEVPSTPSKRHNRDIPPSPSRPIPGTPKYQPTVGGKGISSPILNHAATMQMSPEHPWQHYNLGTTFPILPHALASDIQQFSESDYAKQYFSTHRTGFIFKRRVPVAQLMTYQKLPLTSPLLVLNRALSKDAVKMFKVIQHIMGDREREKPINVRYNSENQTSLANTINNSTTSLSTHTVSILEEERWLISEGLKHGELRDEIYCQLMKQLTGNPIKESIFKGWQLLCVLVISFPPSKNFEAYLQAFIQKHTTQQEGRVDVMAKHCLRRLASISKKGPRGKPPSIAEIETASDAAFNPSTFGESLDATIRLQERNYPHQKIPIILPFLADGILALGGTKSEGIFRVPGDNDSVSALKLRIDRGYYTLEGVDDPHVLASLMKLWLRELCDPLVPDELYNECIQNSKDPEACVQIVERLPTINRRVVLFVISFLQIFLEERTQSVTKMTPANLALVMAPNLLRCNSESMSVVFTNAQYEQIFVYNLLLHLRCDELDSQYKPVHGLGAVANVSSPKKSRNRSRRPEQ from the exons CCTCCGCATCGTCTaataaaagcaaaaaaatcaCAACACAGAGTTCGCGTCAATCTACCGTAAAGACTCCTACGCGTGCTACCTTCACTGCTCAGGATGGAGATGATGCGACATGGGGCTCTAATTTCTGGGTCACGCTTGTCGATCCTCAG ACATCGACATCCTTTTTTGCTTGCCCTGCGACAGGCCAGGTCAGTTGGGATCCTCCTGTTGGGACCTTTGT TCTTCCCCCGAGCGCGGATGGAGAGTGGTGGGAGCTAACTGACGAGTCGAGAGGTGGCTTGCCCTACTATTATCAAACAAAGACGGGCGAAACAGTATGGGAACGTCCATCTGGCTTTGTTATTCCGTTGGGTATCCTTCAG AATACTGCCGTTGGCCGTCGCCTATCTCAAACTACCTTTGATCATTTCTCCAAATTGATACCCATATCGAACAACAAG GATGCATCTCAAGACAATTCTAAATCACCTACAAAATCATCATCGCACCCCggtggaaatgttgtcaaaTCAGCTATACGAAAATCTTCGTCAGGAGACCATGCATCTAACCACTATTCATCTACTTCCAAACGCCACAATGTAATCAGCGTACAACTAACACCCATTCCTGGTTCTCCGAACGCCACCGATGAATCGTGTTCACCATCTCTCGCTTCCAAGAAATCCATTCTCTCACAGAACGATGATGATATTGGAAAGCTAACGGTGCCTAAACTTAATGATTCTCCAGGCCGAAGGTCGCAAAGCAATAACGAACATTCTCGTTCCCCTGACTCAAGCGCGCGAACCCGTTCCAAAGGATATACTTCTCATcgctctcctcctccgcaaAGCCTTCATGCCGCCCTCGAAATTTTGACCACCCCAAGTAATTCTGAAAACGGGGCACAAGATGGCTCAACTAATGCCGCTAGTAGTGTACATGGTTACGGATCATCAAGTGACGAAGTTCCCTCCACCCCGTCCAAGAGACATAATCGGGACATTCCACCGTCGCCTTCTCGACCTATACCCGGGACACCGAAGTATCAGCCCACTGTTGGAGGGAAGGGTATCAGTAGTCCCATTCTTAATCATG CTGCAACCATGCAAATGAGCCCT GAGCATCCGTGGCAACACTACAATCTGGGCAC TACCTTTCCAATTTTGCCGCATGCACTGGCAAGCGATATTCAGCAGTTTTCGGAATCCGACTATGCCAAACAATACTTCTCTACTCATCGAACGGGCTTTATATTCAAACGTAGGGTACCAGTTGCCCAACTGATGACTTACCAAAAA CTTCCTCTTACGTCGCCTTTGTTGGTGCTGAATCGCGCACTCAGTAAAGATGCAGTGAAGATGTTCAAAGTCATTCAGCATATTATGGGAGACCGAGAACGCGAGAAACCTATTAACGTGCGCTACAATTCTGAGAATCAAACATCATTGGCCAATACCATTAATAATTCGACAACATCACTCTCTACACACACGGTCAGCATCCTGGAAGAGGAACGGTGGCTTATAAGTGAAGGACTGAAGCATGGAGAGCTCAGGGATGAAATTTATTGCCAACTCATGAAACAGTTGACTGGTAACCCCATTAA AGAGAGCATATTCAAGGGATGGCAGCTGCTCTGTGttttggtcatttcattcccACCATCGAAGAACTTTGAAGCCTACTTGCAAGCATTTATTCAAAAGCACACCACTCAGCAAGAAGGAAGAGTAGATGTAATGGCAAAACATTGTCTTCGACGTCTCGCCTCCATATCCAAAAAGGGTCCAAGGGGGAAGCCTCCTTCCATTGCAGAAATTGAAACAGCATCG GATGCTGCTTTCAACCCATCAACTTTTGGGGAATCATTGGATGCTACGATTAGACTACAAGAACGAAACTACCCTCATCAGAAAATACCAATTATTCTCCCATTTCTTGCAGATGGTATTCTCGCTCTTGGAGGAACAAAGTCGGAAGGCATATTCCGCGTTCCAGGAGACAACGACTCGGTTTCAGCCCTGAAGCTCCGGATCGACCGCGGGTACTATACTCTGGAAGGCGTTGACGATCCCCACGTTCTGGCATCTCTCATGAAACTATGGCTTCGTGAATTATGTGATCCCCTGGTCCCAGACGAATTATATAACGAGTGCATTCAAAACTCAAAAGACCCTGAGGCATGCGTACAAATTGTAGAAAGATTGCCAACAATTAATCGACGGGTTGTGCTTTTCGTGATCAGCTTCCTTCAAATCTTCCTTGAAGAACGCACTCAAAGCGTGACCAAAATGACGCCTGCAAACCTGGCGCTTGTCATGGCCCCAAATCTTTTACGCTGCAATTCAGAGTCGATGTCGGTTGTATTTACTAATGCTCA GTACGAACAAATCTTCGTCTACAACCTGTTGCTACATCTTAGATGTGACGAATTGGATAGCCAGTATAAACCCGTTCACGGGCTCGGAGCTGTGGCTAATGTCAGTTCGCCGAAGAAATCCAGAAATCGTTCTCGCCGCCCCGAACAATGA